A genomic stretch from Chitinophaga agri includes:
- a CDS encoding sigma-54-dependent transcriptional regulator — MPGTVLIIDDEEKLRSLMKRIIALEGFNVLEAGNIKSAQKVIDKEEIDVILCDVKLPDGSGVDYARTIKEKHPSVEVILLTAYGNIPDGVQAIKNGAFDYLTKGDDNNRIIPLLNRALEKVELQKRIEKLESQVGKKYSFDTILGSSRAIRDAIEQASKVAPADTTVLLLGETGTGKEVFAQAIHNHSKRIGKPFVALNCSAFSRELLESELFGYKAGAFTNANRDKKGLIEEANTGTIFLDEIGEMPLDLQSKLLRVLETGEFIKVGDTKPTKVNVRIIAATNRDLKAESEKGHFREDLYYRLNVFAITLPPLRERKKDIPLLAEFFVGIFSAKINQRKQKITPAFTEKLQLHEWKGNIRELKNVLERAVIMAGGQDLSVEHLPLDLQVADKSNTSLSAFDLASVEKLHIIRVLHHTKNNKTEAARLLNIGLATLYRKIEEYGLNN, encoded by the coding sequence ATGCCCGGAACTGTCCTAATAATAGATGATGAAGAGAAGCTGCGCAGCCTGATGAAAAGGATTATCGCACTGGAAGGTTTTAACGTACTCGAAGCCGGTAATATCAAAAGTGCCCAGAAAGTAATCGACAAAGAAGAAATAGACGTAATACTCTGTGATGTAAAATTGCCTGATGGCAGTGGTGTAGACTATGCCAGAACCATCAAGGAAAAACATCCATCTGTGGAGGTTATTCTCCTGACTGCCTACGGTAATATTCCCGATGGTGTACAGGCGATCAAAAACGGAGCCTTCGACTACCTCACCAAAGGCGATGATAACAACCGCATCATCCCGCTGCTCAACAGGGCTTTGGAAAAAGTGGAACTGCAGAAACGCATCGAGAAGCTGGAAAGCCAGGTCGGTAAAAAATACAGTTTTGACACTATCCTTGGTAGTTCCCGTGCAATCCGGGACGCGATAGAACAGGCCAGTAAAGTGGCTCCCGCCGACACCACGGTGCTGCTGCTGGGAGAAACCGGTACGGGAAAGGAAGTCTTCGCGCAAGCCATTCACAATCACAGCAAACGTATAGGGAAACCTTTCGTCGCGCTTAACTGTAGTGCCTTTAGCCGTGAACTGCTGGAAAGTGAATTATTTGGCTATAAAGCAGGCGCTTTTACGAACGCCAACAGGGATAAGAAAGGATTGATCGAAGAGGCCAATACGGGTACTATCTTCCTGGACGAGATCGGGGAAATGCCACTGGACCTGCAAAGTAAACTACTCCGGGTACTGGAAACCGGTGAGTTTATTAAAGTAGGTGATACCAAACCCACAAAGGTGAACGTCAGGATCATCGCAGCAACCAACAGAGATCTGAAGGCGGAGTCAGAAAAAGGCCATTTCCGTGAAGACCTCTACTACCGGTTGAATGTTTTCGCCATCACCCTCCCTCCCCTCAGGGAAAGGAAAAAGGATATCCCTTTGCTGGCGGAATTTTTCGTCGGTATCTTCTCTGCCAAAATCAATCAGCGTAAGCAGAAAATAACGCCTGCTTTCACGGAGAAACTACAACTGCATGAATGGAAAGGTAACATCCGTGAACTGAAGAACGTGCTGGAAAGAGCCGTGATCATGGCCGGCGGTCAAGACCTGTCTGTTGAACATCTGCCGCTGGACCTCCAGGTGGCCGATAAGTCTAACACTTCCCTATCCGCGTTCGATCTTGCCAGCGTAGAAAAGCTTCACATTATCAGAGTCTTGCATCACACCAAAAATAATAAGACAGAAGCTGCCCGACTCCTTAATATTGGTTTGGCGACGTTGTACAGGAAGATCGAAGAATACGGGTTGAATAATTAG
- a CDS encoding organic hydroperoxide resistance protein, with the protein MENKHVAVEGIVPVEKVLYTGKTMTTGGRNGESRSDDGKLDITLTPPGFPGSGTNPEQLFAAGWSACFIGAIGKAGQVLNIRVPADTAVNAEVDLGTNDNGYQLQARLKVSLPGLDEQTAKALLEMAHQTCPYSKATRGNIDVTIRLA; encoded by the coding sequence ATGGAAAACAAACATGTAGCAGTAGAAGGTATCGTACCAGTTGAGAAAGTGCTATATACTGGCAAAACAATGACTACTGGCGGAAGGAACGGAGAATCCCGTAGTGATGATGGAAAACTGGATATTACACTAACACCTCCGGGTTTTCCTGGCAGCGGCACGAACCCTGAACAATTGTTTGCCGCAGGATGGTCAGCCTGTTTTATAGGAGCGATCGGTAAGGCAGGACAGGTGCTAAATATCAGGGTGCCTGCGGATACAGCTGTAAATGCAGAAGTAGACCTTGGTACAAACGATAATGGCTACCAGTTGCAGGCAAGGCTGAAGGTGAGTCTGCCTGGGCTGGATGAACAAACCGCCAAAGCATTGCTGGAGATGGCACATCAGACATGTCCCTATTCAAAGGCAACCCGGGGTAATATCGATGTCACCATCAGACTGGCATAG
- a CDS encoding DUF1223 domain-containing protein translates to MRSMGLFFISAGLIAMCVGMVAFCNMQNDKAIKHMQTTESKGFAVVELFTSEGCSSCPAADDLVGRIEKGNENENIYILAYHVDYWDRLGWKDTFSDHAYSDRQGTYASWMSLSSVYTPQLIINGDTECIGSDESSVIGGIAAALNKTPAAVLTLQSVKDGNHLRISHQETNLKKNTNLVLTLVQKHGESNVRAGENSGRKLSHVQIVRVLKEIPVKADSNSDVTLDLPADFNPEGWELVGFLQNSNNGHISAAAKVGFHTK, encoded by the coding sequence ATGAGATCAATGGGCTTGTTTTTTATCAGCGCAGGACTTATCGCAATGTGTGTCGGTATGGTCGCCTTTTGCAACATGCAGAATGACAAAGCGATTAAGCATATGCAGACAACGGAGAGTAAAGGATTTGCTGTGGTGGAACTTTTTACGTCAGAGGGTTGTTCCAGTTGCCCGGCAGCGGATGATTTAGTTGGCAGAATAGAAAAAGGTAACGAGAATGAAAATATTTATATCCTGGCTTATCATGTAGACTACTGGGATCGTTTGGGCTGGAAAGATACATTCAGCGACCACGCATATTCTGACAGACAGGGAACCTATGCTTCCTGGATGAGTCTCTCTTCTGTTTATACACCACAACTGATCATCAACGGAGATACCGAATGCATTGGTTCTGACGAAAGCTCGGTGATAGGTGGTATCGCAGCAGCACTTAATAAAACACCTGCTGCCGTCCTCACTTTGCAAAGTGTAAAAGATGGGAATCATTTACGTATCAGTCACCAGGAAACCAATCTCAAAAAGAATACAAACCTGGTGCTGACGCTTGTTCAGAAACATGGTGAAAGTAATGTGAGAGCAGGGGAGAATTCAGGCCGAAAACTGTCTCACGTACAGATCGTAAGGGTACTGAAAGAAATCCCTGTAAAAGCAGATAGTAATAGTGACGTAACACTTGATCTGCCGGCTGATTTCAATCCCGAAGGCTGGGAGCTGGTAGGCTTTTTACAGAACAGTAACAACGGGCATATCAGTGCGGCAGCAAAGGTTGGTTTTCATACGAAATAA
- a CDS encoding DUF7674 family protein: protein MNQYEAAAQIADEIPEIQKQIVCAPVFGSAYLSVKVLASYTAKMLQQHQLRQVQRCMLLAEKIYNRGNQLVKTAIENVFIFSFSSFRMSCTHQEWLEIQRVMPAVLFSLYIQQVLKPGV from the coding sequence ATGAACCAATATGAAGCCGCCGCTCAGATAGCGGATGAAATACCAGAAATACAAAAGCAAATTGTGTGTGCTCCGGTTTTTGGAAGTGCCTATCTCTCTGTAAAAGTATTGGCTAGCTACACGGCGAAGATGTTACAGCAGCATCAGCTGCGTCAGGTGCAACGTTGTATGCTGCTGGCGGAGAAGATCTACAACCGTGGTAACCAGCTGGTGAAGACGGCGATCGAGAATGTTTTCATTTTCTCCTTCTCAAGCTTCAGAATGTCCTGCACCCATCAGGAATGGCTGGAAATACAGCGTGTAATGCCCGCTGTACTCTTTTCGCTCTACATCCAGCAGGTATTAAAACCTGGCGTATAA
- the kdpF gene encoding K(+)-transporting ATPase subunit F, with protein MTLLLIISILVFIYLVYVLLKPEKF; from the coding sequence ATGACATTACTGCTGATAATATCCATCCTAGTATTTATTTACCTGGTGTATGTTCTCCTTAAACCTGAAAAATTCTGA
- the kdpA gene encoding potassium-transporting ATPase subunit KdpA, with protein MKSEIIGILFTFILTLVIAFPLGKYIAKVFQGERTITDFLHPAERFIYRICGIDPHQEMNWKQHMAAMLSINLVWLIYAFFILLFQSHLPLNPDGNPDMTPDLAFNTAISFLVNCNLQHYSGETGVTYLTQLIVITFLQFVSAATGVAAVAVLFRAFAEKTTEKLGNFFVFFTKTITRILLPLSIVMAIILAFNGTPASFDGKDSIVTLQGDSVQVSRGPAAGMIAIKHLGTNGGGWFGTNSTHPLENPNYLTNIVEITAQVILPMALVFAFGCFIRRRKLGYVIFGVMTVGMLTLMIPNMLSEMGGNPMLHQLGLKDITAMEGKEIRIGVPASAYWQVMTTIISTGSVNSMHDSAMPLSGAMQMLGMMTNCFYGGKGVGLLNYFIFLIIAVFISGLMVGRTPEFMGRKVEAREMKIAAIIALFHPFLVLVGTALSAYFAAHHPQLAWSVQPANWFNNPSNHGFSEMLYEYTSSSANNGSGFEGLSDNNVFWNITTGIVMILGRFIPIIGPVAIAGILARKKYIPESAGTLQTDTTTFGIMTYAVIMIIAALAFFPALTLGPIAEYFTKYQVF; from the coding sequence ATGAAAAGCGAAATAATAGGTATCCTCTTCACCTTTATCTTAACGCTGGTGATCGCATTCCCACTCGGAAAATACATAGCAAAAGTTTTCCAGGGCGAGCGCACCATCACCGACTTCCTGCATCCTGCTGAACGCTTCATTTACCGGATCTGTGGTATTGATCCGCACCAGGAAATGAACTGGAAGCAGCACATGGCCGCCATGTTATCCATTAACCTGGTATGGCTGATATATGCCTTCTTTATCCTGTTGTTTCAGTCTCATCTCCCGCTCAATCCGGATGGTAATCCGGATATGACACCAGATCTGGCTTTCAATACTGCCATCAGTTTCCTCGTAAACTGTAACCTGCAGCACTATTCTGGTGAAACCGGTGTCACTTACCTTACACAGCTGATCGTGATCACCTTCCTGCAGTTCGTATCTGCTGCCACAGGCGTAGCCGCTGTAGCGGTATTGTTCCGGGCTTTTGCAGAAAAGACGACCGAGAAACTGGGTAACTTCTTCGTATTCTTCACCAAAACGATCACCCGTATATTGCTGCCGCTGAGTATTGTCATGGCAATTATCCTGGCATTCAACGGCACGCCCGCCAGCTTCGACGGTAAAGACAGCATCGTTACCCTTCAGGGCGATTCTGTACAGGTTTCCAGAGGTCCCGCTGCAGGTATGATCGCTATCAAACACCTTGGTACAAATGGTGGTGGATGGTTCGGCACTAACTCCACACATCCACTGGAGAACCCGAATTACCTGACCAACATCGTTGAGATCACTGCACAGGTCATCCTGCCAATGGCACTCGTTTTTGCATTCGGTTGCTTCATCCGCAGACGAAAACTGGGTTATGTCATCTTCGGTGTGATGACAGTTGGCATGCTAACGCTCATGATCCCGAACATGCTCTCTGAAATGGGTGGGAACCCGATGCTGCATCAGCTCGGACTGAAAGACATCACTGCCATGGAAGGCAAGGAAATACGCATAGGAGTACCCGCTTCCGCTTACTGGCAGGTAATGACGACTATTATTTCCACTGGTTCTGTGAACTCCATGCATGACAGCGCTATGCCTTTATCAGGCGCTATGCAGATGCTGGGTATGATGACCAACTGCTTTTATGGTGGTAAGGGTGTAGGTTTGCTTAACTACTTTATCTTCCTGATAATCGCGGTATTTATCTCCGGACTGATGGTCGGCCGTACACCTGAATTTATGGGTCGTAAGGTAGAAGCAAGAGAAATGAAGATCGCCGCTATCATCGCGTTATTCCATCCATTCCTGGTACTGGTGGGAACAGCGCTGTCAGCTTACTTCGCAGCGCATCACCCACAACTGGCATGGTCCGTACAACCGGCTAACTGGTTCAACAATCCATCTAATCACGGCTTCTCAGAGATGCTGTATGAATATACTTCTTCCTCCGCCAATAACGGCTCCGGCTTTGAAGGTCTATCAGACAACAATGTCTTCTGGAATATCACCACCGGTATTGTCATGATACTGGGTCGTTTTATTCCTATCATAGGACCAGTAGCGATTGCTGGCATACTGGCCAGGAAGAAATATATCCCTGAGTCCGCGGGTACTTTGCAGACAGACACGACCACCTTCGGTATCATGACCTATGCAGTGATCATGATCATCGCAGCACTGGCATTCTTCCCTGCATTGACCCTGGGACCAATCGCAGAGTATTTCACGAAGTACCAGGTCTTCTAG
- the kdpB gene encoding potassium-transporting ATPase subunit KdpB codes for MSENNHKTKLFEPALVSGALKQALVKLSPKVMFRNPVMFTVEIGTAIMLAVTIYTALTGDTRQGSFGYNLAVFIILLLTLLFANFAEAIAEARGKAQAESLRKTREETPAKKVLAVGEVYTNEIKIVPSSQLRKGDLFICEAGDMIPMDGEIVQGLATIDESAITGESAPVIRESGGDKSSVTGGTKVLSDKIRVRVTTDPGESFLDKMIALVEGASRQKTPNEIALTILLASFTLVFTIVCVTLKPFGDYANTPITIAAFVSLFVCLIPTTIGGLLSAIGIAGMDRALRANVITKSGKAVETAGDIDTLLLDKTGTITIGNRKATHFWPAYTIGKKEFFEACALASLADETPEGKSIIELATEKGIKASQLNSENATFIEFTAETRSSGINLDGVRIRKGAFDAIRNIVTRAGQVFPAEMEEKVKEISSNGGTPLVVSRNEEVIGVIELQDIIKPGIQERFERLRRMGVKTVMVTGDNPLTAKYIAEKAGVDDFIAEAKPEDKMIYIRKEQEGGKLVAMMGDGTNDAPALAQADVGVAMNSGTQAAKEAGNMVDLDNDPTKLIEIVEIGKQLLMTRGTLTTFSIANDVAKYFAIVPALFVTAIPALQGLNIMHLASPESAILSAVIFNALIIPALIPLALKGVAYKPIGASALLRRNLLIYGFGGVIIPFVGIKIIDLFLSLFM; via the coding sequence ATGTCTGAGAATAATCATAAAACTAAACTTTTCGAACCCGCTCTTGTCAGCGGCGCCCTGAAGCAGGCTTTGGTGAAACTGTCACCTAAAGTAATGTTTCGCAACCCGGTAATGTTTACCGTGGAAATCGGCACTGCTATCATGCTGGCAGTGACTATATACACTGCCCTTACCGGCGATACCAGACAGGGTTCATTTGGCTATAACCTGGCCGTGTTCATCATCCTGCTGCTTACCTTGCTGTTCGCCAACTTTGCAGAAGCGATCGCTGAAGCACGTGGTAAGGCGCAGGCTGAGAGCTTACGCAAAACCAGGGAAGAAACGCCTGCCAAGAAAGTACTGGCTGTTGGCGAAGTATATACTAATGAGATCAAAATCGTTCCATCTTCTCAATTACGCAAAGGTGATCTCTTCATTTGCGAAGCAGGTGATATGATCCCGATGGATGGTGAGATCGTCCAGGGACTGGCAACTATTGACGAATCAGCGATCACTGGTGAATCTGCTCCTGTGATCCGTGAGTCAGGCGGCGACAAATCTTCCGTAACGGGCGGCACCAAAGTACTGAGTGATAAAATCCGGGTTCGTGTTACTACTGATCCCGGAGAGAGCTTCCTTGATAAAATGATCGCACTCGTAGAAGGTGCCAGCCGTCAGAAGACACCTAACGAGATCGCACTTACGATCCTGCTCGCAAGTTTCACGCTGGTCTTCACCATCGTTTGTGTAACCTTAAAGCCTTTTGGTGATTATGCCAACACGCCTATCACCATTGCGGCGTTTGTATCACTTTTCGTGTGCTTAATACCTACAACTATCGGCGGGCTGCTCAGTGCGATCGGTATCGCGGGAATGGACCGCGCATTGAGAGCCAACGTCATTACCAAGAGTGGTAAAGCAGTAGAAACGGCAGGTGACATTGATACCCTACTGCTGGACAAAACAGGCACTATCACCATCGGTAACCGTAAAGCCACTCATTTCTGGCCGGCATATACCATAGGTAAGAAAGAGTTCTTTGAAGCATGTGCCCTGGCCTCACTGGCAGATGAAACACCGGAAGGTAAATCTATCATTGAACTGGCCACCGAAAAAGGTATTAAGGCCAGTCAGCTGAACAGTGAGAATGCCACGTTTATTGAATTCACCGCCGAGACGCGTAGTAGTGGCATCAACCTGGATGGTGTACGTATCCGTAAAGGGGCTTTCGATGCCATACGTAACATCGTTACCAGAGCGGGTCAGGTATTTCCTGCGGAGATGGAGGAGAAAGTGAAAGAGATCTCTTCGAATGGTGGTACGCCGCTAGTAGTAAGCCGTAATGAAGAAGTGATCGGTGTCATTGAACTACAGGATATTATCAAACCAGGCATCCAGGAGCGTTTCGAACGTCTGCGCAGAATGGGTGTAAAGACGGTAATGGTAACCGGTGACAACCCGCTGACCGCAAAATACATTGCTGAAAAAGCCGGTGTAGATGACTTCATTGCAGAAGCCAAACCTGAAGATAAAATGATCTACATCCGTAAGGAACAGGAAGGTGGTAAACTGGTAGCCATGATGGGTGATGGTACAAACGATGCCCCTGCACTGGCACAGGCTGATGTTGGAGTAGCAATGAACAGTGGTACCCAGGCGGCCAAGGAAGCTGGTAACATGGTGGACCTTGATAATGATCCTACCAAACTGATTGAGATCGTGGAGATCGGTAAACAGTTACTGATGACCCGCGGTACACTCACGACCTTTTCTATCGCAAACGACGTGGCAAAATACTTTGCTATTGTACCAGCCCTTTTTGTAACCGCTATTCCGGCATTGCAGGGTCTTAATATCATGCACCTTGCTTCTCCGGAGAGCGCTATTCTATCTGCCGTGATCTTTAACGCTCTCATCATACCAGCACTGATACCGCTTGCTCTGAAAGGTGTCGCGTACAAACCGATCGGTGCAAGTGCGCTGTTACGCAGAAACCTGCTGATCTATGGTTTTGGTGGTGTGATCATCCCATTCGTCGGTATTAAGATCATTGACCTCTTCCTTTCTCTTTTTATGTAA
- a CDS encoding K(+)-transporting ATPase subunit C: protein MKKYIWPSVKLTVFMILVLAVLYPSLIAAVSKAAPGQGKGETVSVNGKVVGYENVGQKFTDDKYFNGRPSAVDYNAAGSAGSNKGVSNADYKKTVQERIDTFLVHNPGIKKEDIPAELVTASGSGLDPDLSPAAAMIQVKRIATIRNISESKVVALISDHIRGPLLGFAGPAKVNVLKLNIALDTLK from the coding sequence ATGAAAAAATATATCTGGCCTTCTGTTAAGCTCACTGTCTTTATGATACTCGTACTTGCTGTACTGTATCCGTCCCTGATCGCTGCCGTTTCCAAGGCAGCGCCGGGACAGGGAAAAGGAGAAACCGTGAGTGTAAACGGGAAGGTAGTTGGCTACGAAAATGTAGGACAGAAATTTACAGATGATAAATACTTCAACGGCCGCCCGTCTGCCGTAGACTACAACGCTGCCGGTTCCGCAGGTTCCAACAAAGGCGTCTCCAATGCTGATTATAAAAAAACTGTACAGGAACGCATTGATACCTTCCTGGTACACAATCCGGGTATCAAAAAAGAAGACATTCCTGCAGAACTGGTAACCGCGTCAGGTAGTGGTCTGGACCCGGACCTCTCGCCTGCAGCAGCTATGATACAGGTAAAACGTATCGCCACAATACGTAACATATCAGAAAGCAAAGTCGTAGCGCTGATATCAGATCATATCCGTGGTCCGTTACTTGGATTTGCTGGCCCTGCGAAAGTTAATGTACTTAAACTCAATATCGCACTCGATACATTAAAATAA
- a CDS encoding GNAT family N-acetyltransferase, with translation MYNDSVIVRKAVLSDCKYAAMITAEMEASAKARGTGISKRSVTAIMKKIREGKAVIALTVGKIWVGFSYIESWSNGAFVSNSGMIVNPSFRGQGVASRIKRRIFQLSREKYPEAKLFSITSGLAIMRMNSKLGFLPVTFNEITRDPEFWKGCKSCVNFNILQKKGCQNCLCTAMLYTPPALQKEEEKEGLLLAAGPY, from the coding sequence ATGTACAACGACAGCGTCATAGTCAGAAAGGCGGTGCTCTCCGACTGTAAATATGCCGCCATGATCACGGCAGAAATGGAAGCATCCGCCAAAGCACGGGGTACCGGTATCAGCAAACGTTCCGTTACCGCTATTATGAAAAAGATAAGGGAGGGCAAGGCTGTCATTGCACTGACAGTCGGGAAGATCTGGGTTGGATTCTCTTACATAGAGAGCTGGAGCAACGGCGCATTCGTCTCCAACTCAGGAATGATCGTTAATCCGTCATTCCGCGGACAGGGAGTAGCCTCCCGTATCAAAAGGAGAATATTCCAGTTGTCACGTGAAAAATATCCGGAGGCAAAATTATTCAGCATTACAAGTGGACTGGCCATTATGCGCATGAACAGCAAGTTAGGTTTTTTACCAGTCACCTTTAATGAAATAACCCGGGACCCTGAATTCTGGAAGGGATGTAAGAGTTGTGTTAACTTTAATATCCTGCAAAAGAAGGGGTGCCAGAACTGCCTCTGTACGGCAATGCTTTACACGCCACCGGCCCTGCAAAAAGAAGAAGAAAAAGAAGGGCTGCTGCTGGCAGCTGGCCCCTACTGA
- a CDS encoding sensor protein KdpD, with protein sequence MSERDNNAQHFLDLIRQSRKGKFKIYIGMSAGVGKTYRMLQEARTLLRNGVDIKIAYIETHNRAETHALLEGLPVIPRRELFYKGKALEELDMQAVLNLHPEVVVIDELAHTNIEGSKNEKRWQDVMEILEAGINVISAVNIQHIDGLQEEVKHITGVDVSERIPDLVLQQADEVVNIDLTADELVTRLKEGKIYTPDKIAVALKNFFQPEKILQLRELALKEVATQVERKIDSSLPRSAQARNERFLACISSNHLIAKKVIRKTARLAAYYQSKWYVLYVETPKEGSDKIGLAQQRHLINNFKLAMEQGGEVIKVKNSNIAKSIMQAADEKKITTICLGKPHLNVMGMLLNTAVFSQLLGKLSESDIDIIILS encoded by the coding sequence ATGAGCGAAAGAGACAATAATGCCCAGCACTTCCTTGACCTGATCCGTCAGTCCAGGAAAGGAAAGTTTAAGATATACATCGGGATGAGCGCCGGTGTAGGTAAGACCTACCGGATGCTGCAGGAGGCCAGGACCCTGTTACGAAATGGCGTCGATATCAAGATCGCCTATATCGAAACACACAACCGTGCTGAGACGCATGCATTACTGGAAGGTCTGCCTGTCATTCCCCGCAGGGAATTATTTTACAAAGGGAAAGCACTGGAAGAGTTGGATATGCAGGCAGTACTGAACCTGCATCCGGAGGTCGTGGTCATTGATGAACTGGCACATACTAATATTGAAGGCAGTAAGAACGAGAAACGCTGGCAGGATGTGATGGAGATACTGGAGGCAGGTATAAATGTGATCAGTGCCGTTAACATACAGCATATCGACGGGTTACAGGAGGAAGTAAAACATATCACCGGGGTGGATGTGTCAGAGCGTATTCCGGACCTTGTACTGCAGCAGGCAGATGAAGTGGTGAACATTGACCTGACAGCCGATGAACTGGTCACCCGCCTGAAAGAAGGGAAGATCTATACCCCCGATAAGATAGCCGTGGCCCTGAAGAACTTCTTCCAGCCCGAAAAGATCCTCCAGCTCAGGGAACTGGCATTGAAGGAGGTCGCGACGCAGGTCGAACGTAAGATCGACTCCTCCCTCCCACGAAGTGCACAGGCCAGGAATGAACGTTTCCTTGCCTGCATCAGCAGTAATCATCTGATCGCCAAAAAAGTGATCCGCAAGACCGCCAGACTTGCCGCATACTATCAGTCCAAATGGTATGTGCTCTACGTGGAAACACCGAAAGAAGGCAGTGATAAAATAGGACTGGCACAGCAACGCCACCTGATTAACAACTTCAAACTCGCCATGGAACAGGGGGGAGAAGTCATAAAGGTAAAAAACAGTAATATTGCTAAAAGTATCATGCAGGCTGCCGATGAAAAGAAGATCACCACGATCTGCCTTGGCAAACCTCACCTTAATGTGATGGGCATGCTGCTGAATACAGCCGTTTTCTCCCAGCTGCTGGGCAAGCTGTCTGAATCGGATATTGACATTATAATTCTTTCCTGA